One Arachis hypogaea cultivar Tifrunner chromosome 2, arahy.Tifrunner.gnm2.J5K5, whole genome shotgun sequence genomic window, TATAATTAATGTGACTTTACATTGAAGAGTTTCTCTATAATATATTTACCTTATGGCTTTTATATTTGATATTTCAATGTTCATAACTTcatattgttattaattaattccttttattttattttctttttccgaAAAACTATAGTATGGCCAGCTCATGAGTGTGACGGAGCTTTTTTCATGTAAGTGGCTATAAAAATTAACTCTTCACCTGCCTCCAACTTCTTCTCTTTAAACGTATCGTGCACACAACACCATCACATCTCAATAaactagaaaaaaagaaaaactaagtgaTACCTTAGCTTCTACAAGAGTGTTCCATAACCACATTTTAGGGTTATTAttgttcttcttcatcatcattgttgcAAGATACAACAAGAGAATAATAGAATAGAATAGTATACTTATATATGATGAGTAACAACAACatcattaacaacaacaacattggTGAAAGAGGAGGAGGGCAATTTGGGGACACCACTCTCACCAAGGTGTTTGTTGGAGGTTTGGCATGGGAGACTCCTATGGAGGCACTTAGACAACACTTTGAGAAGTACGGCGAAATCCTCGAAGCCGTCATCATCTCCGACAAGCTCACCGGCAGATCCAAAGGCTATGGCTTTGTAAGCATATTCACGTATCTATGTTTCAATACAATTGACTAAACTGTTTAACATAATACACACTAGCATTTTAGTTAGTTGAAAATTCGCATGCAGTTGTCTTcatgtaaaattaatattttacgaAATGAAATGAAGGTGACATTCAAGGAGGCAGAGGCTGCAAAGAAGGCATGCGAGGAGCAAGCAAGTTTGGTTATCAATGGACGCAAAGCTAACTGTAATCTTGCTTCCCTTGGAGCTCGTCGCCCTAGGTCTAATAATTCTTCACCACCCCCACAACCAAAAGGTAAATACTATAATCTAaccatttttaatttattatacatGTTGATTAACTTTGTCTTTTTtggattataaaaaaaaatagtattatattttataaaatttaaatgtaCAAGTATTCTCAATAATATCTTCTAATTTAATATATGCAATTTACTAAGAATTATAAATTTACTAATATATATTGCAATTTGCATGCACCGTTATATTTTCATTTGACATTAATAAGGTTGAAAATCATGTTACtacattgtaaaattattttatcttgtatttttaattattaataaaataattgaataacttaaaatataataaatttataattataaattttagacgtatacaattataaatattaaattaaataaaataattttaaattattatctcttTAGTATTACTGTTTAATTATATGtatcaattttttaataacttttttttttgtggttttcaagttttcaaagcaCACTTTATTAGATTTATTATTTGTGCTACGACAAGAATTTTTgttatcaaaataagattatgTATGGGGAGGTGTAATTTACTAATTTATGATAATTGTAATGATGATCGCAATTAAGGTGCAGAAGGATCCAACGGTGGAGGAGGAAGGAACAACGGATCAAGCACTCCATCAGGTAATCACGTGCAGTGGTATTATCCTGTGGGTGCACCTCCATCGCCataccaccaccatcatcatcatccgaCCGTTCCTTTTTATGGGTAATATTAATGTTTCCTAATAGttcctcttctttaatttttcttcatATGGTTTCGATATtatctaagttttttttttaataatttttttttcaggtaCCCTACTACTCCTACCTACATTGCAACTGACATGATGAATTACAATTACAATCAGGTAAGACATTAATTAATCTGGTTCGGTTTATTTATTGGGTGCCATCTTATATtaattgtaaatataaaattatagatacgTTATAAGAAAGGATTGCTTGGCGAATGTGGCaatacaaattaaatttatttatttatttattgttattattagcaTGTTCTGTACCCCTCTAACATGGGTTAGGACCATCGTCTCATATTTGCACATTAGAACTCCACACGGAAAGAGAATCAGTTTTAgggtgttaaaaaaattaaaacatattagCAAAAAACacttaattaaaaatatgaaattaatttgttttttcaaaattaatggtaataaattaatatttttgtgcgGTGCACAGAAAATGGGCTACGGTGGGGCCTACATGAGTGGTGCCCACTTGTCTCATGTGTACCCGAGGCATGCTATGGTGGGTGCGAACACACTGATGCCAATGTACCCTCTGTATCACTATCACCTTCCAACGGAGACAATGGGCGTCCCTGCTCACTACTACCATCCAACAGTGACTACTGGACACTACGCTGCTGCACTGCCAGCTGGCATCGTATCCAAGCCCGCATCCATGACTCCTCATACAGGTGCGTCACATGGTAACACGTTCACCTCAGTCAATCATCTCTGCTTTTGGTCAAAAACCACAAAATTAACAGTGTGTCATGCACGTGGCCAACTGATCCCTAGGGAAAGAGGAAAGTcctataacaattttttttacccaaaaaaaaaaaggttaaacatGAGTTAACGgatattttattactttatcaaACACATTTATCAATTGTTTATtatctatataatatatatgcaTATATAATATAGATTAAGAGTGATTTgacggattttttattttaatatggaaGAGTGGAGAGAGTTTTACGTTAATGTTGTAAAAAATAGAGTTTTACAGTGTTATAGGGGCGCTGCTCTGTGAAAGCACAATACGCAGAACACGTATTGTACTGACAATACGCAGATTGTGTATTTACAATACGCAGACTGtgtattgtaatttaatattaaaataatacaatacgcAGTCTGTGTATtgtctttataaattaaaaaaacattaaTCTGACAATTCGCACTCTGCGAATTCTATAGCCCCCATAATTTTGTAAAACACCATAATTTCCAATATTAAAAGATTACACTCATTTTTAtccaatatccaaaaaaattaacctGATTTGACGTAcgtattttacatatttttttgttaaaaataaattatatagtaaagatgtaaatttataatttttctttggGATGAAATAgtatttgaaaaaattaaaatttatattttgaacagtaataatataataaaaaataattacaaaaaaaattatactctctttatacaattttaatttatataatagaatGTTTCTTTCTTAAAATGCTCCGTATCATATACatattattttgaatatttaaaacaaaagacTTTTTAGTTTGAATGGAAGGCAATAGAGTATACTTACATTGTGTTTTATAATAATAAGAAATTCTATTTGATAACTCATCCAGCTTGTAttttggataataataataataataataataataataatgatgaaaaaaaacCCAATTCCTaatgttttaattagtttataattaaattatgaaaataatgtattaaaaggttaataaaataattaattataaacggATTTTTCAGTGGATAAAAGTATGACATAATATGTGTCAAGATATCATCAATCTAGTTTATGATGATTATAGctttgtctgtgacatttatatTTAATACATACAAAAGCTTGCATGCAATGCAATTAACTAGAGTATTGCTTTGAAGTTAAGATTATTGGTCTgggtttatcttattttaatttttttaatgaaagaaTGAAATAAAAAGTGTGTATATTAAAAAGAGAAACACAAATTGGTGTTGAATAATAATAGGTACAGTTGGAAGTGTTGATTGCTTTAAAGCAGTTGTCTGAGAAGATTAGCTGTCCAAAGATTTGAAGAACAGAGACACAGCAAAGGAAGATGCATCATGCATGGTTGGTGGCCACTCCCACACAGAGCAACATTATTATTATCTGATCTGTATTATTGTGGCTCAAAAaccttttctttattattattattatttaatttttatattgtttcattaaaaataattgttaatcttattaattaattattagggtGTTTGATCATTGATGAGATTTtttcattctctttaatttctactcTAACCTCTCATCATCAGCATGTATGTTGTCAACAAATTATATTGATGAATTGAAATGAATTTTTTTCACTAGCTAGATAGAAGAATTATATTTATAGTTGTGATTATTCTAtgatgaaaactcaggtgcataattttacgtaaaattgatagttaaaaattattaaataatttaattaatttaactaaatttttatctaacaattatcaattatcaattttacGTGAAGTGAAGTTAACTGTAACTAAATTTCCACCAATTTTCTATATATGTTTGATTACCCCTACCTCATCAAAAGGATGCTCTTttaatttatcttatctttagtggACATTGCTATGGGATAATGTTTGCAAATTATTGATAATgttgaattaaattattatttgtgctcatatattacattattattttattaaaatttaattattttattagtttttataattttgttaaatctataattaattttttataatttaaaaataatttaattattttgttagtttttataattttattaaatttttaattaattaaaaatttaattattctattaatctcTATagattataattttactaaatttataattaaggttctatactttttttttctttaattagatCTCTACatggttttaattttataattagtttttttttgtgtcgaaaacgttaaaattaatagaaaaaaattaaatatagaatatttgcttttaaaatattttataattcatccaacatcaaatttaaaaaaatacattttaacaCAAATATAGTTAGAaataacctaattaaaaatttttattcgatataaaaactcaattacaaatttttaacttataaagacttaattaaaattttgacaaaTTATAAAGTCAAACaaaataattaagtttttttttgttaaaaaaattaaaatcactaTTTAGTGGAAATGAGTATTTTAAAAAGGGCAATCTAAGAAACTAAAGGTGCATctagtttgtatttttttgtttttatttttaatattttatattttttgaattttgtaaaaaaaaaataaaaaaataaaatttattttttattttcacatcattttttttttacaaaattcaaaaaacagtaaaaataaaaacaaaaacaaaaagtaaaaaatgcAAACCAAATACACCTTAAATTTGACATCAAAACGAGTTTATCTCCCTTTCTAATATCATCTAAGTGAAAAGATTTGAAGTACTACTACACTATAACATTCTAATAATTTAAAATGTGATACTTTTTCAAGGTGATAATTTAAATTACCAATAATTTTatggataaaaaaaatactaaacatttAGCAGAAATAGAAGGGCTAAAAGAGTTgaattaataatttttcttttttccttcacTTCTTTTCCACTCAGTATATATGATGAAATAAAAGACCAGAGACATTATGAGCATGCATATTGACAAAGAGAGAGTACTAAATCCAGGTTGTGAATGAGTCCATGAGAAGAGTGTAATAATTATGAAATGTGAACAATTAATCGAGTTAATTTGTCCTAAGAATCTTTCTTTTGTGGTCCACCATGTGAAACTCTGGAGTCATCAAATCTTTGAGGCACactcaatttgttttaaaataaagataagtgCTATAAGGAAATTCGTTAATACAAcatcataagaaaaaaaaatcttaaaaggttGAGTTATTTTGAGATTCTTATACTCTTATGAGGAGGAAAATGAACATGTAAGGACCTATgttttttacataattaaaaattaaaataattaatatgtaGTAGAATAgatcaaaatttatttatttatttttttgaaagatatTAAAATGGTCTTTTTTTTTGGGTCAGAACAAAATAGTCTTAAAAAAGACATACAAGTTCTTGTAGTTTTGTTTGATTCAACAAAACTGACATATTGAAATTTTGGTCTGATTGGCCAACTTAATGGGCCTGAATATAATCAAATTTGAGGAATATCTTGGTTGGGTTAAACTATAGTGCCCACTCACCAAAAACAAAATATGTATGCCCAATTTTCTTTTCAGACCACACTTGTTTTTTATATGAGCTaaccaaaaagaaaacaaatggGGAATTAGCTTCAAACAAATTGCTCCAACTATAtatcaagataaaaaaaaaggtgCTAACGCCAATAAGTCAAATAATTAGTTCATCCATCCGTTTAAATAAGTGTTGAAGATTCAAATCTCGCGTcttatatatgtataatttattagTCAAcgacaaatttttaaattgaatttaaatccACGAGTTTTGTCTTTAACCTGCAAGATTGAgagatattatgaaaaaaatctttatcttctttttccaacacactttatttgttctagtttaattttttagCATAGGTGCCATATATTTGCATGTAGTACATACATCTAGATTTGTGATTATCCTTAAAGACTTGTTAAGAAGAGTTTAAATTCCTTCTGCAACATTAATTTTCCTTTGAAAAATATTTGGGTTGGCATCAATTGTAGAAAGATCAAAGAATTACAATAATTTAGATTAGAATCTAGATTAAAAGTAGGCCTTGATTGAACAATGTGAGAGAGAAACAGAACATactttataaaaatatagatacatttctcttataaatatcttttaatagatGAGTATGAAAAAAAGAATTAAACCCTAAATAAGTGTATAGAtctatgaattattattattattattattattattattattattattattattattatttacatggGATGAGAGTTgagaatataaatacataattaattaactTTATAATGCACATCTAAGTCAAAGATTAATAAACTCTTGATGTAATTTTTTAGggctaattatatatataaaatggtaTTTTGGAAGTAAAATCAGACtgatcttttttatatataatagtgGAATATATATTTAGAGAATTGAGATATAAAGTTGTGGtaaaatttgttattttagaTGGTAAGAATATAtagagatttattttttttaaatttattcttcgaatactataaataataaaaggctTAATACTGAAAGAGCCTAGTAGCGGAAACGATATaaatgtccaacacaagaacaatatggaagcactcacaacacaaaATGGCAgtaactataacaagcaaatatagcaaataaagcaataacaagaacacaccaagattttaacgtggaaaaccccctcaatgtgagagATAAAAACCACGGGTCATCCAGatcaatgaaatagctccactataatcaaatgaggtacaagagagtctcaaacaaagcacaaaaacgtgcatataaccagccaaaacatcaatgcaccaaagctcacaaataataggcaagaagatgaaatatacccaaaaaatagAGCTaatgtcgaagccaatttctccctctgcagatctccaattaaaatctccaccattcagaatgaagaacaagatgtgaaaAATCTACAGTTTAAATTTTatgtcgatccaacggtgaaagaatgagaaactgccaTTCCGAAATTtctgctctgtgtaaaaacgggaaacctaatttctctcttgcgaaaccaatttctcctactgcaaacatccaatcaacatctccaccgaccAGAATGAATAAAAAAACGATAGGAACACGCAttttaaatttcaagccgatccaacggtgaacaactgagaaactgccatttgaaatttactgctttgggcaaaaaCGGAAATTCTGTTTTCCCTCctctctctcacttggtggctattATCTCTTTCTCTCAAAAGACCTCAAAAACTGAATTAAGGTTGTGACACTAGGGTGAAAGAATATACCCCTAAAATGTTAAACTTGAGTctcacaaaagagaaaaaaaaaacccaacaaatACATATTTAGtgtttactatttttaattttaatatttcttagACTGTTATTGATTTAAACATCataatcttttataaatataCTCTCATTCTAGTAAAGATGTTAACTTAGAATAGAAAAATTTACTGAAATCTCATGTCTCGATCCAATAAATTTATGTTTtactattataaaaataattagagaATTTTTTCTAAGGTTATTCTTCGAAcactataaataataaaaggctTAATACATATCTAATATCTTTTAGACTATTACTAATttgaatatcaaaattttttataagtatACTCTCATTCTAATAGAAATGTTAACCTAGAACAAAAAGATCTACTAAAATTTTATGTCACGATCCAATAAATTTATGTTTTACTATTatgaaaaataattctaatttcacctccaaaataaaaagaaatttattgcACATTATTCTAATGTGAAATTtactgaaaaatataataaaataaaataatttgtaacaatttatttttttgtcaaataaatTGGATAACTTTTGAATAATTCACAATCTTAAGTATTACAGAgacttattatatttttttattgttcagTTGTAACcagtaaaatttaaattcaaaacctttatataaaaaaaagaaaccatactatttcaactataactcattggctgtAAGAATTTACTTAATTATGTACTTCTAAAGTTATACTAATATACTAtcattattttttcttcattttaaagtatttaaatcCAAAAGATCCCAACAACTAACAACACTTCTCTCTGATATCTGAAACTGCAAgcttgttataaaaaaaaaaaaaaaaaaagacccaaTCCACTCTTATGAATGCCTAAGCAAACATAAAGGACCCAATTCTACCAACCTCAACCAGAAACCCTAATACACATACACCTAACatattaatatctaaaaaattgaaaataaatcaaGAAACAACCTCTGTCTacggttaatttttttatatattaaaaaaatttgggtgTAATACTTAATCATTGGATTTtatggtgttttttaaaattgtgggaaCAGTACAATACGCCCCCCTtgtattgtatattttaatttaaaatatacaatacaAGGGGGGCGTATTGTACTGTTCCCACAATTTCGAAAAACACCATAAAATCCAATGATTAAGTATTACACCAAGATTATACCAATACGTAACAAAAAAAATCTCTGTCTACCGTCTcccattataaaatatataaatttacattagctacattatttttattagatatacTATGGTGGTTAATATAATTAAGGAGTTGATAGTTAGTTCGTtgatcactaattttaatttgttttctccacaattaatattcaaaatcaaacttaaaaataCTTCAAATGCAACATATATCTCTCTTTATATAATGGTAATTTTGTTCAATGTGATAGGTAATATGATAAT contains:
- the LOC112734815 gene encoding probable RNA-binding protein ARP1 isoform X2, producing MMSNNNIINNNNIGERGGGQFGDTTLTKVFVGGLAWETPMEALRQHFEKYGEILEAVIISDKLTGRSKGYGFVTFKEAEAAKKACEEQASLVINGRKANCNLASLGARRPRSNNSSPPPQPKGAEGSNGGGGRNNGSSTPSGNHVQWYYPVGAPPSPYHHHHHHPTVPFYGYPTTPTYIATDMMNYNYNQKMGYGGAYMSGAHLSHVYPRHAMVGANTLMPMYPLYHYHLPTETMGVPAHYYHPTVTTGHYAAALPAGIVSKPASMTPHTVGSVDCFKAVV
- the LOC112734815 gene encoding probable RNA-binding protein ARP1 isoform X3, with the translated sequence MMSNNNIINNNNIGERGGGQFGDTTLTKVFVGGLAWETPMEALRQHFEKYGEILEAVIISDKLTGRSKGYGFVTFKEAEAAKKACEEQASLVINGRKANCNLASLGARRPRSNNSSPPPQPKEGSNGGGGRNNGSSTPSGNHVQWYYPVGAPPSPYHHHHHHPTVPFYGYPTTPTYIATDMMNYNYNQKMGYGGAYMSGAHLSHVYPRHAMVGANTLMPMYPLYHYHLPTETMGVPAHYYHPTVTTGHYAAALPAGIVSKPASMTPHTGTVGSVDCFKAVV
- the LOC112734815 gene encoding probable RNA-binding protein ARP1 isoform X1, producing MMSNNNIINNNNIGERGGGQFGDTTLTKVFVGGLAWETPMEALRQHFEKYGEILEAVIISDKLTGRSKGYGFVTFKEAEAAKKACEEQASLVINGRKANCNLASLGARRPRSNNSSPPPQPKGAEGSNGGGGRNNGSSTPSGNHVQWYYPVGAPPSPYHHHHHHPTVPFYGYPTTPTYIATDMMNYNYNQKMGYGGAYMSGAHLSHVYPRHAMVGANTLMPMYPLYHYHLPTETMGVPAHYYHPTVTTGHYAAALPAGIVSKPASMTPHTGTVGSVDCFKAVV